agacaagcaagggcaagttgatcttcgcgaaggaaaaagatcaacagttatatgtaagtgtcaaaaaataaaaatttcttagctttttaaagtatatgttttatcaatttttagataagtaacctctaaccattaatgttttatcaattttttaggaacaattccttgtccgtaggaagaacaacccggaaattgatgacaatgagctatggtttgatcttgttgaggggttccaaagaggagatgtgtatggagccgggtcggcaaaggagattttctaccctcctacaagaagaagagggtcaatttcctcccaacaacaaccttataccccaagtgtcgtgagtgtgctccaagctcaattagccgccagggagaggcaggatgccgagagggagaggcgggatgccgagagagatgctgaaattcggaggatgaaggaggaaatggaacggatgaactccttcttcgccaattgcaacactgggtggcgcccgcaaccaaaggatcctagagatcctaatcatggaggtggtagtggagcgggagcaagtttcccTGTTTCGTAGTTATGTAGTAGAACTCGTAGTTATTCTAGGATAATGTTAGATGACCAAACTCGTAGAactcgtagttgtgtgtatggaacttgattttctttatcaagtttggttgtgttggcttcccatgtgttctctctttggaagtgttggtttatttgcgggttttacgtatttggctaggtcaaaaacgatttttaGGCAAAAAAACATGTAATTTTGGCGACGGACACTGGGCATTTGGCGACGGCATTCCGTCGCTAAGTCTCTGGTCATGAATTAATTTTAGGGACGTTGGCGACGGAAAAACTTGAGTGTTATTGGCGACGGAAATcgatcgccaaaatggcgaccaagttctgtcgccaaaatggcgaccattACCCGTCGCCATTTTGGAGGATATGGAGATGACGTGTATATTTAAAAAGCGACAAATGGCAGTCGCTAAATTGGCGACTAATGacagtcgccaattttggcgacaatttgtcgcccgctttaaaaattgatcgccaaaattggcgatttAACGCCTGTCGCCAAAAGCGACCAAACCTTgctacgaagtgcgggcgacgggccttagtcgctttattctaaatggcgactgttctcagtcgccttatatggtcgccaattaccttatttgttgtagtgatTGAGGTTTCAACTGATTCGTCGCAGGCTAGTAACACTGGTGGTTTTGCGGAGGTTGGACCAAATCAACCTCCTGGTTCGTCATGAATGGGCTGATGTGGAATTGTCGGGGGCTTAATAATGCGCTCGCCCCGACAATTCCAAAGATAAGGGCGCTTATAAGTTCTAAGTATTAtgattttctttttttggttGAAACTAAATGTAATGTTAGTTGTATTTCTCCTTTGTTTAGGCAGTTTGGTTTCCATAACTTTGTAGGCATTGATGCCAATGGAAGCTCGGGGGGGCTTTGGGTAGGATGGAGGCATGAGGCCAAGTTACGTCCCATTTTGACTTGTAATAATTTTATCGTATTATTAGTAGAAAAATGTAATGGTCGGTTGTGGTACTTGGTGCTTTTTTATGGTGCTCCGTCTTTTCATTTGCGAAGTTCGGTGCTTGATGATTTGGAGGATTGTTTAGCTACACTTGTACATCCGTTCCTTGTCTTTGGAGACTTTAATCATGTCGAGTATGGAAGTGATAAACTGAGTTTAAATACAAGACCTATTAGTGGGGCAGTGGAGTTCAATCAATGGAAGATCAATAACCAATTGGTGGACATCCCTTTTAAAGGGCCACGATACACTTGGTGTAATAATCGCAAAGGGCAAAAACGAGTTTACGAAAGGCTTGATAAAGCGCTTGGTTCTAAGGATTGGTTTATGCTATTTCCGGAGACGGGAATAAAACATTTTCCTATACAAATATCGGATCATGCACCAATAGAGTTGGATTTACATCTCACAAGAAATAAAAGTAACAAGCCTTATAAAGTGGATGCATGGGTTTTGGAGTATGATGAGTGTATTTCTATTATCAAAGAAGTCTGGAAACGACGATTTCGTGGAACGCCGGCTTTCCAAGTTGCAAGAAAGCTCTCTATGGTAAGACAAGAAGTACGACACTGGGCTTTGGATAAGAGGCAAGAGTGGCAATAGAAATGGGATGATTTTGATTCGGAACTGGAAAGAGGTATGGATGCTGCTAttaatgatggtgatgatgatatgTATACGAGAGCTAATGATAAGGTTCAGGAATTCGCTAAAGTTGTTGCGGTTTTTTGGCGACAAAGGGCAAAATTAAAGTGGATGATTGAAGGTGATACTTGTACTAAGTATTTTTTCAATTGGGTAAAAGGGCGTGCGGGTAGGAATTTATTCTAGGGGTTAAGAATGGTAATGGTAATTGGATTTATGAGCCGGATCTTGTTGGAGAAATCTTTTATGATTCATTctataatttatataatccacAATGCACTGATGATGGAATTGTCCGGGAAAACTTAATGGAGGAAGTCTTAATGGGGATAAATAAGACTGTTCATGGTGATGATTGTGATGTGTTAAGTCGGCCCTTTACGGCTCAAGAGGTGCGAACAACTGTTTTCCAAATGGGTGCACTTAAATCACCGGGACCAGATGGAATACCAGCAATCTTTTATCAGAAATGTTGGTATTTTATTAAAAAGGATGTAACAACGGCGGTTCTGTCGGTTCTCAATTCGGGGATGGTTCTCAAAGAACATAATAGGACTTTCA
The Silene latifolia isolate original U9 population chromosome 11, ASM4854445v1, whole genome shotgun sequence genome window above contains:
- the LOC141612825 gene encoding uncharacterized protein LOC141612825, whose translation is MIVILLITGSSYEEYTKYRNSPEFKEASARNKINRKGGDKDAEVEPTHYGGSQSFHDRVVLDTKKNKGKVPTIVDLFVDTHAKKTSKGKLIFAKEKDQQLYEQFLVRRKNNPEIDDNELWFDLVEGFQRGDVYGAGSAKEIFYPPTRRRGSISSQQQPYTPSVVSVLQAQLAARERQDAERERRDAERDAEIRRMKEEMERMNSFFANCNTGWRPQPKDPRDPNHGGGSGAGASFPVS
- the LOC141612826 gene encoding uncharacterized protein LOC141612826, encoding MATITRRHFGGYGDDVQFGFHNFVGIDANGSSGGLWVGWRHEAKLRPILTCNNFIVLLVEKCNGRLWYLVLFYGAPSFHLRSSVLDDLEDCLATLVHPFLVFGDFNHVEYGSDKLSLNTRPISGAVEFNQWKINNQLVDIPFKGPRYTWCNNRKGQKRVYERLDKALGSKDWFMLFPETGIKHFPIQISDHAPIELDLHLTRNKSNKPYKVDAWVLEYDECISIIKEVWKRRFRGTPAFQVARKLSMVRQEVRHWALDKRQEWQ